One part of the Parambassis ranga chromosome 8, fParRan2.1, whole genome shotgun sequence genome encodes these proteins:
- the hdac5 gene encoding histone deacetylase 5 isoform X2 has product MLLHPTVSGLCAMLQTIYETESCFSSASTDSHHQPLELLSGNRSSSTAMPTTVVEVKNSLPSGMQSPVGTASEQRGGGGGGGGGGGEGGGGPGEGPGGGGGPVDLRTESRVGSLSGGPSVDTTLREQQLQQELVLLKQQQELQKQLLFAEFQKKHEVLTRQHEAQLQEHLKQQQELLAAKRQQELEQKRKLEQQRHEEQEKQRLEQQLLLLRNKEKGAIASTEVKLKLQEFLLSKKEPGPGGLNHSFSPKCWGAQHTSLEQSSPPQSNTPGTPPSYKLPPLLGNYEGKDDFPLRKTVSEPNLKVRSRLKQKVAERRSSPLLRRKDGTIISTFKKRAIEISVSSLCNSAPGSGPSSPNSSNTAIANGNTGSVPNIQTELRSLHQTLGADGTLSPLSLYTSPSLPNISLGLPANTHITTPQKLSTQSEAERQAMQSLRGGGALTGKFLSTSSLPAGVGHDVEAPPPSSHSAHSSLLQHVLLLEQARQQTAMLVPMYSQSPLVTAERGVSSGMRTVNKLPRHRPLARTQSAPLPQSPQALQQLVVQQQHQHFLEKHYKMLSKGAELPRPPPTHPEETEEELTETNDMQEDDVGPGLYRLQKEGSDDSTHSSERLSVHVKGEEERGSIHVKGESTESELDEEEEDDDVIQLREGDEEEKGSYTQALQQLGVFQSSLPHRPLGRAQSSPAATVNPIKHLFTTGLVYDNLMLKHQCVCGNAHIHPEHAGRVQSIWSRLQETGLLSRCERIRGRKASLDEIQSVHSEFHTLLYGTSPLNRHKLDHKKLLGPISQKMYAVLPCGGIGVDSDTVWNEMHSSAAVRMAVGSVIELAFRVAAGELKNGFAIVRPPGHHAEESTAMGFCFFNSVAITAKLLQQKLGVGKILIVDWDIHHGNGTQQAFYSDPNVLYISLHRYDDGNFFPGSGAPEEVGSGAGLGFNVNIAWTGGVEPPMGDVEYLTAFRTVVMPIAQQFSPDVVLVSAGFDAVEGHQSPLGGYNVSAKCFGQLTQLLMGLAGGRVVMALEGGHDLTAICDASEACVSALLGDPCDSMFQWPQEKPCPKACSSLERVIEIQSKHWSCLQGLSQSSIHSLLDGPLGAQGQSEKDEAETVSAMASLSVDVEQPGSVPDDTETSRSTEEPMEEEPVL; this is encoded by the exons GTGGGGGCCCAGGCGAAggcccaggaggaggaggtggcccGGTGGACCTGCGAACAGAATCCAGAGTAGGCTCTCTGTCCGGAGGTCCGTCAGTGGACACAACcctgagagagcagcagctccagcaggaaCTTGTGCtactcaaacagcagcaggagctccagaaacagctgctgtttgcagaATTTCAGAAAAAACATGAAGTGCTAACACGACAACATGAAGCTCAGCTGCAGGAACATTTAAAG cAACAACAGGAGCTGCTGGCGGCAAAAAGGcagcaggagctggagcagaagaggaaACTGGAGCAACAAAGACACGAAGAGCAGGAGAAACAGCGTCtggagcaacagctgctgctgctgaggaacaaGGAGAAAG GTGCCATTGCCAGCACAGAAGTCAAGCTAAAGCTGCAGGAGTTCCTCCTGAGTAAGAAAGAGCCGGGTCCCGGCGGACTGAACCATTCCTTCTCCCCAAAGTGCTG gggaGCCCAGCACACTTCCCTGGAGCAGAGCTCTCCTCCGCAGAGTAACACCCCAGGAACTCCTCCCTCCTACAAACTGCCCCCGCTACTGGGGAACTACGAAGGCAAAGACGACTTCCCACTCCGCAAGACAG TCTCGGAGCCTAACCTGAAGGTGCGTTCGCGGTTGAAGCAGAAGGTGGCAGAGAGGCGGAGCTCTCCACTCCTCCGCAGGAAGGATGGAACCATCATCAGCACCTTCAAGAAGAGAGCCATAGAGATATCGG tctcctctctctgtaACAGCGCTCCTGGTTCAGGTCCCAGCAGTCCCAACAGTTCTAATACAGCTATCGCCAATGGCAACACAGGATCAGTCCCCAACATACAGACTGAG ctgagATCACTTCATCAGACACTGGGGGCTGATGGGACATTGAGTCCTTTGAGTCTCTACACCTCACCCTCCCTGCCGAATATCTCCCTGGGCctacctgccaacacacacatcacg ACCCCCCAAAAGCTATCTACCCAGTCAGAGGCTGAGCGACAAGCCATGCAGTCGCTGCGAGGGGGCGGAGCTCTAACAGGAAAGTTTCTGTCCACATCCTCCCTACCAGCAG GCGTTGGCCATGATGTGGAGGCCCCACCCCCCAGCTCTCATTCTGCCCATTCCTCGTTATTGCAACACGTACTACTGCTGGAGCAGGCCCGACAACAGACTGCTATGCTAG TCCCCATGTACAGTCAGTCGCCGCTGGTTACGGCAGAGAGAGGCGTGTCAAGCGGCATGCGGACAGTCAACAAGCTGCCTCGCCACCGGCCGCTGGCTCGTACCCAAAGTGCACCTTTACCTCAGTCCCCCCAggccctgcagcagctggtggtcCAACAGCAGCACCAACACTTCCTGGAGAAACACTACAAG ATGCTATCAAAAGGGGCGGAGCTTCCCAGGCCACCGCCCACTCAcccagaggagacagaggaggagctaACAGAGACCAATGACATGCAGGAGGATGATGTCGGGCCGGGACTTTACAG GCTTCAGAAGGAGGGGTCTGATGACAGCACACACTCGTCTGAGCGCCTCAGTGTTCATGTGAAGGGTGAGGAGGAGCGCGGGAGCATCCATGTCAAAGGGGAGAGTACAGAGAGCGAgctggatgaagaggaagaggatgatgatgttATTCAGTTGAGGGAGGGTGACGAAGAGGAGAAAGGGTCCTACACGCAG GCCTTGCAGCAGCTGGGTGTGTTCCAGTCCTCATTGCCCCACAGGCCTCTGGGAAGGGCGCAGTCCTCTCCTGCAGCCACCGTCAATCCCATCAAGCACCTCTTCACCACcg ggcTTGTATACGACAATCTGATGTTgaagcatcagtgtgtgtgtggaaacgcTCACATCCACCCAGAGCATGCTGGGAGAGTTCAGAGCATCTGGTCCAGACTGCAGGAAACAGGCCTGCTCAGCCGCTgtgag AGGATCCGTGGGCGTAAAGCATCTCTGGATGAGATCCAGTCCGTCCATTCAGAGTTCCACACTCTGCTGTATGGAACCAGTCCACTCAATCGGCACAAACTGGACCACAAGAAGCTGCTGG gtccaatCAGTCAGAAGATGTATGCTGTTCTTCCCTGTGGAGGAATCGGG GTGGACAGTGACACTGTGTGGAATGAGATGCACTCATCAGCGGCCGTCCGGATGGCGGTGGGCTCGGTCATTGAGCTGGCCTTCAGAGTGGCTGCAGGGGAGCTGAAG AATGGATTTGCCATTGTGCGTCCACCTGGTCACCATGCTGAGGAGTCTACTGCCAT ggGATTCTGTTTCTTTAATTCGGTAGCTATTACTGCCAAGCTGCTGCAACAGAAACTCGGAGTGGGCAAGATCCTCATTGTGGACTGG GACattcaccatggcaacggcACCCAACAGGCCTTCTACAGTGACCCCAACGTCCTCTACATCTCTCTGCATCGCTATGACGACGGAAACTTCTTTCCTGGCAGTGGAGCTCCTGAGGAG GTGGGATCAGGTGCAGGCCTTGGTTTTAATGTGAACATAGCATGGACTGGAGGAGTGGAGCCCCCTATGGGTGATGTGGAATACCTCACTGCCTTTAG GACTGTTGTGATGCCCATCGCCCAGCAGTTCAGCCCAGATGTGGTCCTGGTGTCCGCAGGCTTTGATGCGGTGGAGGGTCATCAGTCTCCTCTAGGAGGCTACAACGTCTCCGCCAAGT GTTTCGGTCAGCTAACGCAGCTGCTGATGGGTCTGGCGGGTGGGCGGGTTGTTATGGCGCTGGAGGGTGGTCATGACCTCACTGCTATCTGTGACGCATCAGAGGCCTGCGTGTCTGCGCTCCTGGGAGACCCG tGTGACTCTATGTTTCAGTGGCCTCAGGAGAAGCCGTGTCCAAAAGCCTGCTCCTCACTAGAGAGAGTAATCGAGATCCAGA GTAAACACTGGTCTTGCCTCCAGGGTTTGTCTCAATCCAGCATCCACTCACTATTGGATGGGCCCCTGGGGGCCCAGGGCCAATCGGAGAAGGACGAGGCAGAGACAGTCAGCGCCATGGCGTCCCTGAGCGTTGATGTCGAGCAGCCTGGTTCTGTCCCCGACGACACAGAAACCAGCAG GTCCACAGAGGAGCCAATGGAAGAAGAGCCTGTCTTGTAG
- the hdac5 gene encoding histone deacetylase 5 isoform X3, which translates to MNSSHPSVVEVKNSLPSGMQSPVGTASEQRGGGGGGGGGGGEGGGGPGEGPGGGGGPVDLRTESRVGSLSGGPSVDTTLREQQLQQELVLLKQQQELQKQLLFAEFQKKHEVLTRQHEAQLQEHLKQQQELLAAKRQQELEQKRKLEQQRHEEQEKQRLEQQLLLLRNKEKGKESAIASTEVKLKLQEFLLSKKEPGPGGLNHSFSPKCWGAQHTSLEQSSPPQSNTPGTPPSYKLPPLLGNYEGKDDFPLRKTVSEPNLKVRSRLKQKVAERRSSPLLRRKDGTIISTFKKRAIEISVSSLCNSAPGSGPSSPNSSNTAIANGNTGSVPNIQTELRSLHQTLGADGTLSPLSLYTSPSLPNISLGLPANTHITTPQKLSTQSEAERQAMQSLRGGGALTGKFLSTSSLPAGVGHDVEAPPPSSHSAHSSLLQHVLLLEQARQQTAMLVPMYSQSPLVTAERGVSSGMRTVNKLPRHRPLARTQSAPLPQSPQALQQLVVQQQHQHFLEKHYKMLSKGAELPRPPPTHPEETEEELTETNDMQEDDVGPGLYRLQKEGSDDSTHSSERLSVHVKGEEERGSIHVKGESTESELDEEEEDDDVIQLREGDEEEKGSYTQALQQLGVFQSSLPHRPLGRAQSSPAATVNPIKHLFTTGLVYDNLMLKHQCVCGNAHIHPEHAGRVQSIWSRLQETGLLSRCERIRGRKASLDEIQSVHSEFHTLLYGTSPLNRHKLDHKKLLGPISQKMYAVLPCGGIGVDSDTVWNEMHSSAAVRMAVGSVIELAFRVAAGELKNGFAIVRPPGHHAEESTAMGFCFFNSVAITAKLLQQKLGVGKILIVDWDIHHGNGTQQAFYSDPNVLYISLHRYDDGNFFPGSGAPEEVGSGAGLGFNVNIAWTGGVEPPMGDVEYLTAFRTVVMPIAQQFSPDVVLVSAGFDAVEGHQSPLGGYNVSAKCFGQLTQLLMGLAGGRVVMALEGGHDLTAICDASEACVSALLGDPCDSMFQWPQEKPCPKACSSLERVIEIQSKHWSCLQGLSQSSIHSLLDGPLGAQGQSEKDEAETVSAMASLSVDVEQPGSVPDDTETSRSTEEPMEEEPVL; encoded by the exons GTGGGGGCCCAGGCGAAggcccaggaggaggaggtggcccGGTGGACCTGCGAACAGAATCCAGAGTAGGCTCTCTGTCCGGAGGTCCGTCAGTGGACACAACcctgagagagcagcagctccagcaggaaCTTGTGCtactcaaacagcagcaggagctccagaaacagctgctgtttgcagaATTTCAGAAAAAACATGAAGTGCTAACACGACAACATGAAGCTCAGCTGCAGGAACATTTAAAG cAACAACAGGAGCTGCTGGCGGCAAAAAGGcagcaggagctggagcagaagaggaaACTGGAGCAACAAAGACACGAAGAGCAGGAGAAACAGCGTCtggagcaacagctgctgctgctgaggaacaaGGAGAAAGGCAAAGAGA GTGCCATTGCCAGCACAGAAGTCAAGCTAAAGCTGCAGGAGTTCCTCCTGAGTAAGAAAGAGCCGGGTCCCGGCGGACTGAACCATTCCTTCTCCCCAAAGTGCTG gggaGCCCAGCACACTTCCCTGGAGCAGAGCTCTCCTCCGCAGAGTAACACCCCAGGAACTCCTCCCTCCTACAAACTGCCCCCGCTACTGGGGAACTACGAAGGCAAAGACGACTTCCCACTCCGCAAGACAG TCTCGGAGCCTAACCTGAAGGTGCGTTCGCGGTTGAAGCAGAAGGTGGCAGAGAGGCGGAGCTCTCCACTCCTCCGCAGGAAGGATGGAACCATCATCAGCACCTTCAAGAAGAGAGCCATAGAGATATCGG tctcctctctctgtaACAGCGCTCCTGGTTCAGGTCCCAGCAGTCCCAACAGTTCTAATACAGCTATCGCCAATGGCAACACAGGATCAGTCCCCAACATACAGACTGAG ctgagATCACTTCATCAGACACTGGGGGCTGATGGGACATTGAGTCCTTTGAGTCTCTACACCTCACCCTCCCTGCCGAATATCTCCCTGGGCctacctgccaacacacacatcacg ACCCCCCAAAAGCTATCTACCCAGTCAGAGGCTGAGCGACAAGCCATGCAGTCGCTGCGAGGGGGCGGAGCTCTAACAGGAAAGTTTCTGTCCACATCCTCCCTACCAGCAG GCGTTGGCCATGATGTGGAGGCCCCACCCCCCAGCTCTCATTCTGCCCATTCCTCGTTATTGCAACACGTACTACTGCTGGAGCAGGCCCGACAACAGACTGCTATGCTAG TCCCCATGTACAGTCAGTCGCCGCTGGTTACGGCAGAGAGAGGCGTGTCAAGCGGCATGCGGACAGTCAACAAGCTGCCTCGCCACCGGCCGCTGGCTCGTACCCAAAGTGCACCTTTACCTCAGTCCCCCCAggccctgcagcagctggtggtcCAACAGCAGCACCAACACTTCCTGGAGAAACACTACAAG ATGCTATCAAAAGGGGCGGAGCTTCCCAGGCCACCGCCCACTCAcccagaggagacagaggaggagctaACAGAGACCAATGACATGCAGGAGGATGATGTCGGGCCGGGACTTTACAG GCTTCAGAAGGAGGGGTCTGATGACAGCACACACTCGTCTGAGCGCCTCAGTGTTCATGTGAAGGGTGAGGAGGAGCGCGGGAGCATCCATGTCAAAGGGGAGAGTACAGAGAGCGAgctggatgaagaggaagaggatgatgatgttATTCAGTTGAGGGAGGGTGACGAAGAGGAGAAAGGGTCCTACACGCAG GCCTTGCAGCAGCTGGGTGTGTTCCAGTCCTCATTGCCCCACAGGCCTCTGGGAAGGGCGCAGTCCTCTCCTGCAGCCACCGTCAATCCCATCAAGCACCTCTTCACCACcg ggcTTGTATACGACAATCTGATGTTgaagcatcagtgtgtgtgtggaaacgcTCACATCCACCCAGAGCATGCTGGGAGAGTTCAGAGCATCTGGTCCAGACTGCAGGAAACAGGCCTGCTCAGCCGCTgtgag AGGATCCGTGGGCGTAAAGCATCTCTGGATGAGATCCAGTCCGTCCATTCAGAGTTCCACACTCTGCTGTATGGAACCAGTCCACTCAATCGGCACAAACTGGACCACAAGAAGCTGCTGG gtccaatCAGTCAGAAGATGTATGCTGTTCTTCCCTGTGGAGGAATCGGG GTGGACAGTGACACTGTGTGGAATGAGATGCACTCATCAGCGGCCGTCCGGATGGCGGTGGGCTCGGTCATTGAGCTGGCCTTCAGAGTGGCTGCAGGGGAGCTGAAG AATGGATTTGCCATTGTGCGTCCACCTGGTCACCATGCTGAGGAGTCTACTGCCAT ggGATTCTGTTTCTTTAATTCGGTAGCTATTACTGCCAAGCTGCTGCAACAGAAACTCGGAGTGGGCAAGATCCTCATTGTGGACTGG GACattcaccatggcaacggcACCCAACAGGCCTTCTACAGTGACCCCAACGTCCTCTACATCTCTCTGCATCGCTATGACGACGGAAACTTCTTTCCTGGCAGTGGAGCTCCTGAGGAG GTGGGATCAGGTGCAGGCCTTGGTTTTAATGTGAACATAGCATGGACTGGAGGAGTGGAGCCCCCTATGGGTGATGTGGAATACCTCACTGCCTTTAG GACTGTTGTGATGCCCATCGCCCAGCAGTTCAGCCCAGATGTGGTCCTGGTGTCCGCAGGCTTTGATGCGGTGGAGGGTCATCAGTCTCCTCTAGGAGGCTACAACGTCTCCGCCAAGT GTTTCGGTCAGCTAACGCAGCTGCTGATGGGTCTGGCGGGTGGGCGGGTTGTTATGGCGCTGGAGGGTGGTCATGACCTCACTGCTATCTGTGACGCATCAGAGGCCTGCGTGTCTGCGCTCCTGGGAGACCCG tGTGACTCTATGTTTCAGTGGCCTCAGGAGAAGCCGTGTCCAAAAGCCTGCTCCTCACTAGAGAGAGTAATCGAGATCCAGA GTAAACACTGGTCTTGCCTCCAGGGTTTGTCTCAATCCAGCATCCACTCACTATTGGATGGGCCCCTGGGGGCCCAGGGCCAATCGGAGAAGGACGAGGCAGAGACAGTCAGCGCCATGGCGTCCCTGAGCGTTGATGTCGAGCAGCCTGGTTCTGTCCCCGACGACACAGAAACCAGCAG GTCCACAGAGGAGCCAATGGAAGAAGAGCCTGTCTTGTAG
- the hdac5 gene encoding histone deacetylase 5 isoform X1, whose translation MLLHPTVSGLCAMLQTIYETESCFSSASTDSHHQPLELLSGNRSSSTAMPTTVVEVKNSLPSGMQSPVGTASEQRGGGGGGGGGGGEGGGGPGEGPGGGGGPVDLRTESRVGSLSGGPSVDTTLREQQLQQELVLLKQQQELQKQLLFAEFQKKHEVLTRQHEAQLQEHLKQQQELLAAKRQQELEQKRKLEQQRHEEQEKQRLEQQLLLLRNKEKGKESAIASTEVKLKLQEFLLSKKEPGPGGLNHSFSPKCWGAQHTSLEQSSPPQSNTPGTPPSYKLPPLLGNYEGKDDFPLRKTVSEPNLKVRSRLKQKVAERRSSPLLRRKDGTIISTFKKRAIEISVSSLCNSAPGSGPSSPNSSNTAIANGNTGSVPNIQTELRSLHQTLGADGTLSPLSLYTSPSLPNISLGLPANTHITTPQKLSTQSEAERQAMQSLRGGGALTGKFLSTSSLPAGVGHDVEAPPPSSHSAHSSLLQHVLLLEQARQQTAMLVPMYSQSPLVTAERGVSSGMRTVNKLPRHRPLARTQSAPLPQSPQALQQLVVQQQHQHFLEKHYKMLSKGAELPRPPPTHPEETEEELTETNDMQEDDVGPGLYRLQKEGSDDSTHSSERLSVHVKGEEERGSIHVKGESTESELDEEEEDDDVIQLREGDEEEKGSYTQALQQLGVFQSSLPHRPLGRAQSSPAATVNPIKHLFTTGLVYDNLMLKHQCVCGNAHIHPEHAGRVQSIWSRLQETGLLSRCERIRGRKASLDEIQSVHSEFHTLLYGTSPLNRHKLDHKKLLGPISQKMYAVLPCGGIGVDSDTVWNEMHSSAAVRMAVGSVIELAFRVAAGELKNGFAIVRPPGHHAEESTAMGFCFFNSVAITAKLLQQKLGVGKILIVDWDIHHGNGTQQAFYSDPNVLYISLHRYDDGNFFPGSGAPEEVGSGAGLGFNVNIAWTGGVEPPMGDVEYLTAFRTVVMPIAQQFSPDVVLVSAGFDAVEGHQSPLGGYNVSAKCFGQLTQLLMGLAGGRVVMALEGGHDLTAICDASEACVSALLGDPCDSMFQWPQEKPCPKACSSLERVIEIQSKHWSCLQGLSQSSIHSLLDGPLGAQGQSEKDEAETVSAMASLSVDVEQPGSVPDDTETSRSTEEPMEEEPVL comes from the exons GTGGGGGCCCAGGCGAAggcccaggaggaggaggtggcccGGTGGACCTGCGAACAGAATCCAGAGTAGGCTCTCTGTCCGGAGGTCCGTCAGTGGACACAACcctgagagagcagcagctccagcaggaaCTTGTGCtactcaaacagcagcaggagctccagaaacagctgctgtttgcagaATTTCAGAAAAAACATGAAGTGCTAACACGACAACATGAAGCTCAGCTGCAGGAACATTTAAAG cAACAACAGGAGCTGCTGGCGGCAAAAAGGcagcaggagctggagcagaagaggaaACTGGAGCAACAAAGACACGAAGAGCAGGAGAAACAGCGTCtggagcaacagctgctgctgctgaggaacaaGGAGAAAGGCAAAGAGA GTGCCATTGCCAGCACAGAAGTCAAGCTAAAGCTGCAGGAGTTCCTCCTGAGTAAGAAAGAGCCGGGTCCCGGCGGACTGAACCATTCCTTCTCCCCAAAGTGCTG gggaGCCCAGCACACTTCCCTGGAGCAGAGCTCTCCTCCGCAGAGTAACACCCCAGGAACTCCTCCCTCCTACAAACTGCCCCCGCTACTGGGGAACTACGAAGGCAAAGACGACTTCCCACTCCGCAAGACAG TCTCGGAGCCTAACCTGAAGGTGCGTTCGCGGTTGAAGCAGAAGGTGGCAGAGAGGCGGAGCTCTCCACTCCTCCGCAGGAAGGATGGAACCATCATCAGCACCTTCAAGAAGAGAGCCATAGAGATATCGG tctcctctctctgtaACAGCGCTCCTGGTTCAGGTCCCAGCAGTCCCAACAGTTCTAATACAGCTATCGCCAATGGCAACACAGGATCAGTCCCCAACATACAGACTGAG ctgagATCACTTCATCAGACACTGGGGGCTGATGGGACATTGAGTCCTTTGAGTCTCTACACCTCACCCTCCCTGCCGAATATCTCCCTGGGCctacctgccaacacacacatcacg ACCCCCCAAAAGCTATCTACCCAGTCAGAGGCTGAGCGACAAGCCATGCAGTCGCTGCGAGGGGGCGGAGCTCTAACAGGAAAGTTTCTGTCCACATCCTCCCTACCAGCAG GCGTTGGCCATGATGTGGAGGCCCCACCCCCCAGCTCTCATTCTGCCCATTCCTCGTTATTGCAACACGTACTACTGCTGGAGCAGGCCCGACAACAGACTGCTATGCTAG TCCCCATGTACAGTCAGTCGCCGCTGGTTACGGCAGAGAGAGGCGTGTCAAGCGGCATGCGGACAGTCAACAAGCTGCCTCGCCACCGGCCGCTGGCTCGTACCCAAAGTGCACCTTTACCTCAGTCCCCCCAggccctgcagcagctggtggtcCAACAGCAGCACCAACACTTCCTGGAGAAACACTACAAG ATGCTATCAAAAGGGGCGGAGCTTCCCAGGCCACCGCCCACTCAcccagaggagacagaggaggagctaACAGAGACCAATGACATGCAGGAGGATGATGTCGGGCCGGGACTTTACAG GCTTCAGAAGGAGGGGTCTGATGACAGCACACACTCGTCTGAGCGCCTCAGTGTTCATGTGAAGGGTGAGGAGGAGCGCGGGAGCATCCATGTCAAAGGGGAGAGTACAGAGAGCGAgctggatgaagaggaagaggatgatgatgttATTCAGTTGAGGGAGGGTGACGAAGAGGAGAAAGGGTCCTACACGCAG GCCTTGCAGCAGCTGGGTGTGTTCCAGTCCTCATTGCCCCACAGGCCTCTGGGAAGGGCGCAGTCCTCTCCTGCAGCCACCGTCAATCCCATCAAGCACCTCTTCACCACcg ggcTTGTATACGACAATCTGATGTTgaagcatcagtgtgtgtgtggaaacgcTCACATCCACCCAGAGCATGCTGGGAGAGTTCAGAGCATCTGGTCCAGACTGCAGGAAACAGGCCTGCTCAGCCGCTgtgag AGGATCCGTGGGCGTAAAGCATCTCTGGATGAGATCCAGTCCGTCCATTCAGAGTTCCACACTCTGCTGTATGGAACCAGTCCACTCAATCGGCACAAACTGGACCACAAGAAGCTGCTGG gtccaatCAGTCAGAAGATGTATGCTGTTCTTCCCTGTGGAGGAATCGGG GTGGACAGTGACACTGTGTGGAATGAGATGCACTCATCAGCGGCCGTCCGGATGGCGGTGGGCTCGGTCATTGAGCTGGCCTTCAGAGTGGCTGCAGGGGAGCTGAAG AATGGATTTGCCATTGTGCGTCCACCTGGTCACCATGCTGAGGAGTCTACTGCCAT ggGATTCTGTTTCTTTAATTCGGTAGCTATTACTGCCAAGCTGCTGCAACAGAAACTCGGAGTGGGCAAGATCCTCATTGTGGACTGG GACattcaccatggcaacggcACCCAACAGGCCTTCTACAGTGACCCCAACGTCCTCTACATCTCTCTGCATCGCTATGACGACGGAAACTTCTTTCCTGGCAGTGGAGCTCCTGAGGAG GTGGGATCAGGTGCAGGCCTTGGTTTTAATGTGAACATAGCATGGACTGGAGGAGTGGAGCCCCCTATGGGTGATGTGGAATACCTCACTGCCTTTAG GACTGTTGTGATGCCCATCGCCCAGCAGTTCAGCCCAGATGTGGTCCTGGTGTCCGCAGGCTTTGATGCGGTGGAGGGTCATCAGTCTCCTCTAGGAGGCTACAACGTCTCCGCCAAGT GTTTCGGTCAGCTAACGCAGCTGCTGATGGGTCTGGCGGGTGGGCGGGTTGTTATGGCGCTGGAGGGTGGTCATGACCTCACTGCTATCTGTGACGCATCAGAGGCCTGCGTGTCTGCGCTCCTGGGAGACCCG tGTGACTCTATGTTTCAGTGGCCTCAGGAGAAGCCGTGTCCAAAAGCCTGCTCCTCACTAGAGAGAGTAATCGAGATCCAGA GTAAACACTGGTCTTGCCTCCAGGGTTTGTCTCAATCCAGCATCCACTCACTATTGGATGGGCCCCTGGGGGCCCAGGGCCAATCGGAGAAGGACGAGGCAGAGACAGTCAGCGCCATGGCGTCCCTGAGCGTTGATGTCGAGCAGCCTGGTTCTGTCCCCGACGACACAGAAACCAGCAG GTCCACAGAGGAGCCAATGGAAGAAGAGCCTGTCTTGTAG